In one window of Plasmodium berghei ANKA genome assembly, chromosome: 14 DNA:
- a CDS encoding mitochondrial carrier protein, putative gives MEHLKNLITGALAGVVVDAILYPIDNIKTNIQAKNQLYSIFEAKKLYNGIIPTLIGTIPASAFFYCFYEMSKKYISENNPNISKSALYIASTSIAELTACIVRLPFEIIKQKMQVSSEASVKNIINGVLKMQGAQSFLFRSYLVIIIREIPFDCIQYFIWETLKEKGQKYFREFYEKHPVIMSSLSGGIAGATAGFLTTPIDVIKSKHIIYGRSYIETIMEISKEGYLSFYKGCLFRTCYLFFGGFIFFGALRLFSFKKDKS, from the exons ATGGAGCATTTAA aaaactTAATAACTGGGGCCTTGGCGGGTGTCGTTGTTGATGCGATATTATATCCCATTGATAACATAAAAACAAACATACAAGCAAAAAATCAATTATATTCAATTTTTGAGGcaaaaaagttatataaTGGGATTATTCCAACCCTTATAGGCACTATACCAGCTAGTGCTTTTTTTTACTGTTTTTATGAAATgtcaaaaaaatacatatcag aaaACAATCCTAATATTAGCAAAAGTGCTTTATATATAGCTTCAACCAGTATAGCCGAACTTACAGCATGTATAGTGAg GCTACCgtttgaaataataaagcaAAAAATGCAAGTGTCCAGTGAAGCATCtgtgaaaaatataataaatggtGTACTAAAAATGCAAGGAGCTcaatcatttttatttaggAGTTATTtagttataataataagaGAAATTCCATTTGATTGTATTCAATATTTCATATGGGAGACACTTAAAGAGAAGGGgcaaaaat atTTCAGAGAGTTTTATGAAAAACATCCAGTTATAATGTCGTCTCTTTCTGGAGGAATTGCAG GAGCTACAGCTGGATTCCTAACAACTCCTATTGACGTTATAAAATCCaagcatataatatat gGTCGATCATATATTGAGACAATTATGGAAATATCAAAAGAAGGATACTTGTCATTTTATAAAGGATGCTTATTTAGAAcatgttatttattttttggagggtttatattttttggagCTTTAAGattattttcattcaaAAAGGATAAATCTTGA